From one Trifolium pratense cultivar HEN17-A07 linkage group LG1, ARS_RC_1.1, whole genome shotgun sequence genomic stretch:
- the LOC123914157 gene encoding UPF0496 protein At3g49070-like — protein sequence MKIEMKNKLVRRINKLLSSSVCRSSSPNRQTQVDVREEYANAFRTESYIEFWTRVVAYSNGECRSRLSRETTTSTRLPSYRLFAEHLLDPDQPTVTRILAETKLQPEINSLLSDYFSHTANASLLCSQLLKEIDGVRIKYKSHKTILQSVATIKEGSNQISSLMIATHLIELSLGQCSELQKQLELSRDNLRAKLQMVTILKHCSTCAIVVVTTSLVVLVVSHGFALLVAMPGLTLMNLHSKRKLTNMTAQLDAAAKGTYILNKDLETTSRLVARLNDEMEHIRKMVKFWLERKEDKIQADGEVLRLLKKNQCNFNDQLDELEEHLYLCFMTINRARDLVLNQITASA from the exons ATGAAAATAGAGATGAAGAACAAATTGGTTCGGCGTATAAACAAGTTGCTTTCATCTTCTG TTTGCAGATCTAGCTCTCCAAATCGTCAAACACAAGTGGACGTTCGTGAAGAATATGCTAATGCATTTCGTACGGAGTCATACATAGAGTTTTGGACACGTGTGGTTGCATATTCCAATGGTGAATGCCGTTCTCGTTTGTCAAGAGAAACCACCACATCAACCCGTCTTCCCTCTTACCGTTTATTCGCTGAACATCTCTTGGATCCTGATCAGCCTACGGTTACTCGAATCTTGGCCGAAACCAAACTTCAACCCGAAATCAATTCTCTCTTATCGGACTATTTTTCGCACACCGCTAATGCCTCTCTACTTTGTAGCCAATTGTTGAAGGAAATTGATGGCGTgcgtataaaatataaatcacaTAAAACTATTCTTCAATCGGTCGCTACTATTAAAGAAGGATCTAATCAAATTTCTTCTTTAATGATAGCGACCCATTTAATTGAGCTTTCATTAGGTCAATGCTCTGAATTACAAAAACAACTTGAGTTGAGTCGTGATAACTTGCGAGCCAAGCTTCAAATGGTTACTATACTTAAACATTGTTCAACTTGTGCTATTGTGGTAGTAACAACTTCTCTTGTTGTGTTAGTTGTGTCTCATGGCTTTGCATTGCTCGTGGCTATGCCAGGGCTAACTTTGATGAATTTGCATTCAAAAAGGAAGCTAACTAACATGACGGCTCAACTCGACGCAGCCGCCAAAGGAACATATATATTGAACAAAGACTTGGAAACAACTAGTCGGCTCGTGGCTCGGCTAAATGATGAGATGGAACATATAAGAAAAATGGTCAAGTTTTGGCTTGAAAGGAAAGAGGATAAAATTCAAGCTGATGGGGAAGTGTTGCGCCTATTGAAGAAGAATCAATGCAATTTTAATGATCAATTGGATGAGTTGGAGGAACATTTGTATTTGTGTTTTATGACTATTAATAGGGCTAGAGATCTTGTGTTGAACCAGATTACTGCTTCAGCTTGA